The proteins below are encoded in one region of Sminthopsis crassicaudata isolate SCR6 chromosome 1, ASM4859323v1, whole genome shotgun sequence:
- the LOC141549867 gene encoding prostatic spermine-binding protein-like, which translates to MRFFLVLVLLGGIACNFHGVLSEQLSGIGNGFFTIGEEKPGDRIQAVKFFLGLFSEFKGIQMKINDQWSEKYGLSGGEPEKFTLWKGESIIKVSGYHNLCIHSITMETNFGRAFTIGESTGQKFTASPPEVGMVLSGIRGLYGAICIKKMSFDWKYAPKKIKHLK; encoded by the exons ATGCGATTCTTCCTGGTCCTTGTCCTCTTGGGAGGAATAGCCTGCAATTTCCATG gTGTTCTTTCTGAGCAGCTCTCTGGCATTGGGAATGGATTTTTCACCATTGGTGAAGAGAAACCTGGAGACAGAATTCAGGCTGTTAAGTTCTTCCTGGGATTATTTAGTGAATTCAAGGG caTCCAGATGAAAATAAATGATCAATGGAGTGAAAAATATGGACTCTCAGGGGGCGAACCTGAGAAATTCACCCTCTGGAAAGGAGAAAGCATAATAAAAGTATCAGGCTATCATAACCTCTGCATCCACTCAATCACAATGGAAACCAACTTCGGAAGAGCTTTTACAATCGGGGAGTCCACTGGCCAGAAATTCACTGCCTCTCCCCCTGAGGTGGGGATGGTGCTCAGTGGCATCAGGGGTTTGTATGGGGCCATATGTATcaaaaaaatgtcatttgattGGAAATACGCtcctaaaaaaatcaaacatctgAAATAA